The sequence below is a genomic window from Chryseobacterium foetidum.
TTCCTCTGCCGTTGGTTCTGCTGTCACATTTTCCTCAGTAACTGTTTCGTTCTGAACCTTCGCTTCTTCCTGTTGATTGATGTTTTCTTCGTTGATATCCTGATTTTCCATATTTCAATAACTTTTAAGGGTGTTTTCACAAAGATTCTGCCAAAGAAAAAAAACGGACAATTAGGCAGAGTGTGGAAAGAGCCAAGGCAAAAGTAAAAAGAGTCAAGGCAAAAGTAAAAAGAGCCAAAGTGGAAGAGTTAGAGTGGAAGAGCAGGTCAAAAGTAAAAAGAGACAAGTTTTAAAAAATACTGTTTAAATCATGATTGTTTTTCTTCGTATCGACCTTAGCTTTAGTCTCAAGCTCGTCTCCGAATCCCGTACCTCGTATCCCGAATCCGAACCCCTAATCCCGCACCTCGAATCTCAAATCTCAAACATCAAATCATTAGGAGCTATTTCCGGCTATCCGCTGTATCTTTTTTGTAGCGGTCTCCTCTTCGTTCCGTCCGCTACAAAAAAGGATGCCGCTTCTATCCGGGCTAGTTTTCGAAGAACTACGTAAAAAGTAAAAAGAACCAGGCGAAAAGAATTAAACAAAAAGTAAGATGATAATTTTATGAAAGTTTATATAAATCAATCATCAATCATCAATCATCATTTTTTATTAATTATCGATTGCTTATTACCCATTACCCATTACCTATTATCCCGTAAACGTCTGATACAACAGGTAAGAATTCAAAATAATGATGATCACCGCAATAATCCAGACACATGATTTAAGAAAGGGTTTGTTGGCAAATTCTCCCATTTTAGCCTTGTCATTGGTAAACATGACCAAAGGAACTACTGCAAAACTCAACTGCATCGACAGAATGACCTGACTTAGAACCAAAAGATCCGTCGTGCCCTGTTCGCCATAAATGATTGTGACAATCAACGCGGGAATTACGGCGATAAGTCTTGTTATCAATCTTCTCAGCCATGGTTTTAATCGAATATTCAGAAAGCCTTCCATTACAATCTGTCCGGCTAGTGTTCCTGTTAAAGTAGAATTTTGTCCCGATGCCAAAAGTGCTACTGCAAAAGCAATACTCGCCATAGAAGCTCCCAAAATTGGAGTCAGCATCTTGTATGCATCGTGAATATCGGCTACATCTTTATTTCCGCTTGTATGAAAAGTGGCAGCAGCCAAAATAAGAATCGCGGCATTGATGAAAAAGGCTAAAATCAATGATACTGAGGAATCTAACGTAGCAAATTTTATAGCTTCCTTTTTTCCTTCTTTGGTTCGGTCATAATCACGGGTCTGCACAATACTGCTGTGAAGATAAAGGTTGTGAGGCATCACCGTTGCACCGAGAATTCCGATGGCGATATACAACATCGCCGGATTGGAAATAATTTCCTTTTTTGGAATCAATCCTCCAAAAATTTCATTTAAAGCAGGTTTTGAAATCACCAGCTCGTATACAAAACACCCTAAAATAATAAAGATTAACCCGCCAACAATACTTTCAATCCATCGGAAACCCTTTGCCTGAAGTAAAAGTATGATCAATACATCAATCGTCGTAATCACAATTCCCCATGTGAGCGGAATACCGAAAAGTAAATTTATAGCAATCGCTGAACCTATGACTTCTGCGAGATCACAGGCGGCAATTGCAATTTCACATAAAATCCAAAGTATAAAGTTGGTTGTAGGACTGTAATGATCCCGGCAGGCCTGTGCAAGATCTCGTTCTGCGACAACGCCTAATTTTACAGATAAATGCTGCAAAACCATCGCAAATATGTTGGATATTAAAATTACTGAGAGTAGAGTATAGCCAAACTGTGCTCCCCCGGCAATATCGGTAGCCCAGTTTCCGGGATCCATGTAGCCAACAGCAACCATCAGACCGGGGCCGGCGAATGCAAGATATTTCCGCCAGAAACTCCCATTCCTGGGTATCTTAACGGAGGAATAGACTTCTGGCAGGGAATGCATGGTTTTTTCCTTTCGCCAGGCACCTTTCAATTTTAAATTCATATTTGTTAGAAATGACTAACAAATATACTTAAATCTGTATAAACTGGAGACATTTTAAATACAAAAAAATCCCGAAGATATGCTTCGGGATTAATTTTTATTGATTCTAAAGAATTTATTTAGCGAATCTTACAGACATTTTTCTGTCCACCGCTCTTTCGGCGTCTGAAGCTGCTGCGTCTACTTCTGCATACTTACTTCCATAACCTTCTGCACCTAAAACCTGCGAGCCAATGCCGTTTTTGCCAAGCCAGTCTTTTATGAAATTAGCTCTTGCCGTAGAAATTCTTACATTGGTAGCTTCGTCACCGGTTTTGTCGGTATAACCTCCGATTTTAATTTTAGCATCAGGATAAGCTTTTAAAATAACTACCAAATTTTGAAGCTGGCCTTCTGAACCAGCCTCTAAATCTGAAGAACTGCCCATTTTAAAGTTCACATGGTCAAAGTCATACCACTGATCTTTCAATGCAGCATCATCAGACGCATTTTTATAGCCGTCGGTTTTCAGGAAAGCAATCATCATGTCTTCCATTCCTCCTTTGTAACCTATTAACGATTTCCCGTTGAGGTCGATGCTTTCGTCCGTACGCGCTTCAGCCGGGGAGTTTGCAGTATCTGAAGTATAGGCATTAATTGTGTCAGATCTGTTGATTTTAGTAGAATCCTCTCCTGTCATTGTAACTGTTGTTTCTTTTTTCTCACACTGCTTCCAGACAAAATATCCGGCTGCTAATAAGAGTAAAAGGGGCAGAAGCCATTTCCAGATTGAGCCGCCTTCACTGTTATTTCTGTCCGGGAAAGTTCCTTCATCTGCTACACTTCTGGTCACTTCTATGTGAGGTTTTTCATCTGTTGCTTTTGTTGCAGGATTTTCGTTTCCTTCAAAACCATATCCTTTTGCCCAGTTTCCAAGATTTAAAGATGCCAAAGAAAGTCCGGCAGGAAGTAAACCTGAAATAAGACCTTTTTGATCATTCAATAAATTTGAAATTCCGGATCTGTCCAGATTTTGATCCTGAGCATATTTCGCGACTGAACCTGCCGTAGCTCCTGTGACAAGGTTTAAGAGAGAGCCAGCTGAATTTGAACTTATTCCGGCATACGTAGCTACAGAATTGATGAGTGTGGAAAGTTTATCACCAAAAATACTCTGCAGAAGCGTGGTAATCCAACTGTTTCCCTGAACATTTGCATTGAGATTAGAAACAGAATCTCCCGAACCAACTCCTGTAATGGCATCCAACACGCTTGGGTTATCAGAATTATTCGCAAGTCCCCCCATAACGGCGGGCAGAAGTCCGCTGATGGCTTTTGAAATTCCTGATTCGCTTTCTCCCAATTGCTGGGCAGTTTGTGATGTAAAAGCCGGTCCAAGCTGGCCTTTAATGAGATCAATAAGGTTTAATGACATAATATTTTAGTTTATGATTAATGTATTTTAAAATTAATAAAAAACTTTTCAACTATTTGTTTATTAATGAAAAATTTTTCATTTTAAATAAAAAATTAATAAAGATCAAGGGGTAATTTAAATTAGTTTCTATTTTGAATTCACAGTGTAATTCTTTAGAATAACGATGATTAAATGATAGATTGCAACTTTGCATTGAAAAGTTTAAGTAAAATTCAACTATTCAGATGAAATCTAATTAAATCAAAACTATTTTTTACCCGAAAATAATGCCCAGGCAATTAAAACCGGCTGCATAAAAAGTCTGGCCAAACGTCTGGAATCTGTATCTAAAACAAAAGCATCTTTTCTGTTAAGATATTGTGAAATGTTTCCCGGAAAAACTGCTGCGAAAAACGTTCCTGCAATTATTCCTGCGGGCTTTTGATATTTTTTCGGAGCTAAAATTAAACCTGTGCCCAACGCGATTTCTGCAATCCCCGAATACACAACGGTGTCGTCTTTTTTAAGTGGAACCCAATCCGGAACCTGTGCCTGAAATTCTTTTCTTGCGAATGTGAGGTGGCTAATTCCTGCGGCAATCAACATTCCGCCAAGAGCGATCTGTGCTATTTTTTGATTTTCCATAATATATTTTGTTGTGGTGCAAGAGAAAAATCAACTTCGATACCAAATCATTAAACTGCGTAAACAAAAAAAGACCGCAAATGCGATCTTTCATATGTTTTAAAGTAAAATTTAGTAAGCTTTAGCAAACATTACTCTCCTTACCGAAGGTTTTCCTGAAACTAATGAAACACCTTCCTCCACATCATCATCCATAGGAATACAACGGATGGTAGCCTTTGTTTCTTCCTTAATCTGCTCTTCTTCCTCAGCAGTTCCGTCCCAGTGCGCATAGATAAAACCTCCTTTTTCTTCTAAAACTTTTTTAAACTCCTGATATGAATCTACTTTTGTGATATTTTCTTTTCTAAAGTTTAAAGCCTTTTCATACATATCTTTTTGAATGGTCTTCAGAAGATTGTCGATGTGAGAATCCAAACCTTCGATAGAAACTGTTTCTTTCGTAAGATTATCTCTTCTCGCAATCTCAACAGAATTATTTTCAAGATCGCGTGGGCCCATTGCAATTCTGATTGGAACACCTTTCAGTTCGTATTCTGCAAATTTCCAGCCCGGTTTGTTTTGAGTATCATTATCAAACTTTACAGAAATTCCTTTTAATCTAAGTTTTGCCTGAATATCAAGGGCTACCTCGCTAATCTGAGCTAACTGTTCTTCACCTTTAAAAATAGGAACAATCACAACCTGAATCGGAGCGAGCGTTGGAGGTAAAACCAATCCGAAATCATCTGAATGCGTCATAATTAAGGCACCCATCAGTCTTGTGGAAGTTCCCCACGAAGTTGCCCAGGCATGTTCAATTTTTCCTTCTTTGTTGGTGAATTTTACATCAAAAGCTTTGGCAAAATTCTGACCCAAGAAGTGTGAAGTCCCTGCCTGAAGAGCCTTTCCATCCTGCATCAAAGCTTCAATACAGTAGGTTTCATCTGCGCCGGCAAACCTCTCCGAAGGTGTTTTTAAACCCTGTACTACAGGCATTGCCATAAAGTTTTCGGCAAAATCAGCATAAACTTTATTCATTTTTTCAGCTTCCTCTACCGCCTCATCTTTTGTTGCGTGAGCAGTGTGACCTTCCTGCCAAAGGAATTCTGAAGTTCGCAGGAATAATCTGGTTCTCATTTCCCAACGTACAACATTAGCCCATTGATTAATCAAGATAGGAAGATCCCGGTAAGACTGAACCCATCCTCTGTAGGTGTTCCAGATAATTGCTTCCGAAGTTGGACGAACAATAAGCTCTTCCTCTAATTTAGCGTCGGGATCTACCATGAGTTTACCGGGATTATCAGGATCATTTTTTAGGCGGTAGTGGGTTACTACCGCACATTCTTTAGCAAAACCTTCAGCATTTTTTTCTTCAGCTTCGAAAAGGCTTTTGGGTACAAAAAGGGGGAAGTATGCATTTACGTGACCTGTTTCTTTAAACTTTCTGTCCATTTCATCACGCATTTTTTCCCAGATTGCGTAGCCGTATGGTTTGATGACCATAGATCCTCTCACACCAGAGTTTTCTGCTAAATCTGCTTTTACTACCAGCTCGTTATACCATTTGCTATAATCTTCGCTTCTTGAAGTTAGTTTTGCCATTAATATTTTTTTAATATTTTAACTTTTTGAATATTATGTAATCTAAAAATAAAAATCTATTTTTGATTGATTTTTGTAACCAACAGGGTTGGTATATTTTTGGTACAAAATGCAAATATAATTTAAATAAAAAATTTTTACGTCATCATGAAAAGAAATATACATAAAAATTTGTTTGGGATTCTAAGGTCAAAAGGCATCTTGGCTATTTCCAGCGGATTACTTTTGGTTTCCTGCGGTGCTCAGATGGGTGGCTACAACGAGACAGACGGGGTTTACTATGACCCCAGCAAAGATACTTTACCTGAGGGCGTTATCGTAAATGATAACGGAAACAGAGTCGGAGAATATTACGACTACTATCAGGCGGATAATACTACAATCCAAAATGCTCAGGCAAACAACTACGAGCAGAACAATCTTTACAATACCTGGAATACCAATCAGATCGGAACCGATTCAGACTGGGGAATGTATGCCGGCAGTGAAACCAACTACTACGATAACTCGTGGGGCTGGGGAGGCTGGGGCGCTCCCTGGGGAATTTACGGTGGCTACGGCGGTTGGGGCTGGGGCGGCGGCTGGGGCATGGGTATGTCTTTCGGCTGGGGCTGGGGCAACAACTGGGGTTGGGGATACAGCCCATGGGGTTGGAACAACGGCTGGGGCTGGGGTTCTGGCTGGGGAATGGGAATGTATAATCCATACTGGGGCTGGGGTGGCTATCCTTACGGAGGCTGGGGCGCCGGTTACTGGGGTGGAAATTACTACCAACCTTATAACAGAAGAAGTGCAGCCAGCGGATACGGATTTACCAACAGAAATTCAGGTATAGTTGCGAGAAATACTGCGCCGGGATATGGTTTCAGAAATTCAAGCGCGAGCGGATTCAGAAATTCCAATAATTCAGGTTTTAGAAATTCCAATAATTCAGGATTTAGAAATCAGGGCAATTCAGGTTTCAGAAATCAGGGACAGGGTGGATTCAGAAATAATACAGGAGTAAGACCGCAATCTGGTTACAACAGACCTCAGGGACAAGGTGGTTTTAGAAACAATAGTGGAACAAGACCTAATTACAACCAATCTCAACCGCGATATAACAACCAAAACAATAACGGAGGATTCAGAAATGAGTCTGCGCCAAGATCTAACGGCGGATGGACTTCACCAAGCAATGGCGGAGGCTTCAGAGGCGGCGGTTCTACCGGTGGAGGTGGAGGCTTCCGAGGAGGCGGCGGCGGAGGCGGCGGTTTCCGTGGTGGCAGATAAAATAAATCTCAACATATTCTAAAATAATAATGTTAAAAAAATCTTTAGTAATAATGAGCATTTCTGCTGCTTTCTTTGCGCAGGCGCAGGATGTTTCATTGATCAGAAACACGCTGGATGTGTATTCGAATTCTCAAATTGGAGGTTCGGCAAAGTTTAATGCAATGGGAGGATCAAATGGTGCTTTGGGAGGTGATGCAAACGCTTTGCTGACCAACCCTGCAGGTTTGGGGGTTGCGATTTCAGGGGAAGTATCAGGAACACTTTCTATTATGTCCAACAAAAATACTTCAAATTCGGCAGGTTCATCGTTTGGCTATAAAGTGAACAATGCAGATCTGGGTAACGTTGGTGGTGTAATGACTTTCCAATTGATGACTGAAAGTGCATGGAAATTTGTAAACATCGGTGTAAATTTTTCGAACCAATCTCTTGATAACTATATCGAGACACCCGGAAACAGCAATGTAATCTACGATTTTGATGCTACGAACAGTTCATCTTTGGCAAGACATGCTTACGATAGATACGGAACTTTATCTAAAACAAGTTTTGGGGTTGGTGCAAACTACAATCACAGTCTTTACATTGGTATGGGCTTGAATTTTTCTAATGTTTCTCTTGATCAGTCTGATACAGCAGCTTTTCAGTCATTACAGAATGGAAGTCTAGATTATTTCAGCAAACAAAATACGCCATACTTTGAGAGATCATCTGGTTTCTCTGCTAGTTTAGGGGTTATCGGAAAGCTTGGACGTAATTTCAGATTGGGTGGTGCCATAGAAACACCTACGTTTTGGGATATCGACAGAAGTTATAATTTCTACAATGATCCACAGTTAGGTGACGATTACGCTGTAGAAAACAGGAGACTTACTTCGCCAATGAAAGCAACTGTGAGTGCAGCCTTCGTAGCCAACAAGAATTTCTCGATGAACCTTGATTATACAGTAGGTTTGACTAAACCGTCTTATAAAGAATATGGTGGAGCGGAAATGCAGCTTAATGATTTCTTTGATGAAAATGTAAAGACATTATCTGAAGTGAAATTGGGAGCTGAATACAGAGTTAAACAATTCAGATTAAGAGGTGGTTATGCATATACTTCAAGTCCTTTTGATGCACTTACGGTTAGCCGTTTTGCAAATAATGGTGATGTGGCAGATCAATCTTACAACAATATGATTTTGAGCGACAGAAATGCATTGTCATTTGGTTTAGGTTATGATTTCAAATCATTCTACATCGATGCAACTTATCAGAACATCAGTTCAAAATTCAATAACCCTTTTCTATACGGAGAAGCAGGAGGAGGTTTTGAGGATGGTTATTACTCACCATCACGCTTAATCAGCAGCTCATCGTTCGTAGTTTCTGACGTTAAAAATGTGATTAACAATTTTTATTTAACATTCGGCTGGAAGTTTTAAAACTAACTCAGTTTAGATATAAAAAAGCTCTGCAAACTGATTTTTGCAGAGCTTTTTGGTATATTAAATTTGATTTAAAGATTAATGATGATGCTCGTGGCTGTGAAATAAATGCATCACCAAAGCCAGTGAAACACCTATGATAACCAAACCAATTTTAGACCAGTCAATATTGTGATTTTTGTTGCTTTCAA
It includes:
- a CDS encoding OmpP1/FadL family transporter, with protein sequence MSISAAFFAQAQDVSLIRNTLDVYSNSQIGGSAKFNAMGGSNGALGGDANALLTNPAGLGVAISGEVSGTLSIMSNKNTSNSAGSSFGYKVNNADLGNVGGVMTFQLMTESAWKFVNIGVNFSNQSLDNYIETPGNSNVIYDFDATNSSSLARHAYDRYGTLSKTSFGVGANYNHSLYIGMGLNFSNVSLDQSDTAAFQSLQNGSLDYFSKQNTPYFERSSGFSASLGVIGKLGRNFRLGGAIETPTFWDIDRSYNFYNDPQLGDDYAVENRRLTSPMKATVSAAFVANKNFSMNLDYTVGLTKPSYKEYGGAEMQLNDFFDENVKTLSEVKLGAEYRVKQFRLRGGYAYTSSPFDALTVSRFANNGDVADQSYNNMILSDRNALSFGLGYDFKSFYIDATYQNISSKFNNPFLYGEAGGGFEDGYYSPSRLISSSSFVVSDVKNVINNFYLTFGWKF
- the proS gene encoding proline--tRNA ligase, with protein sequence MAKLTSRSEDYSKWYNELVVKADLAENSGVRGSMVIKPYGYAIWEKMRDEMDRKFKETGHVNAYFPLFVPKSLFEAEEKNAEGFAKECAVVTHYRLKNDPDNPGKLMVDPDAKLEEELIVRPTSEAIIWNTYRGWVQSYRDLPILINQWANVVRWEMRTRLFLRTSEFLWQEGHTAHATKDEAVEEAEKMNKVYADFAENFMAMPVVQGLKTPSERFAGADETYCIEALMQDGKALQAGTSHFLGQNFAKAFDVKFTNKEGKIEHAWATSWGTSTRLMGALIMTHSDDFGLVLPPTLAPIQVVIVPIFKGEEQLAQISEVALDIQAKLRLKGISVKFDNDTQNKPGWKFAEYELKGVPIRIAMGPRDLENNSVEIARRDNLTKETVSIEGLDSHIDNLLKTIQKDMYEKALNFRKENITKVDSYQEFKKVLEEKGGFIYAHWDGTAEEEEQIKEETKATIRCIPMDDDVEEGVSLVSGKPSVRRVMFAKAY
- a CDS encoding Nramp family divalent metal transporter, with the protein product MNLKLKGAWRKEKTMHSLPEVYSSVKIPRNGSFWRKYLAFAGPGLMVAVGYMDPGNWATDIAGGAQFGYTLLSVILISNIFAMVLQHLSVKLGVVAERDLAQACRDHYSPTTNFILWILCEIAIAACDLAEVIGSAIAINLLFGIPLTWGIVITTIDVLIILLLQAKGFRWIESIVGGLIFIILGCFVYELVISKPALNEIFGGLIPKKEIISNPAMLYIAIGILGATVMPHNLYLHSSIVQTRDYDRTKEGKKEAIKFATLDSSVSLILAFFINAAILILAAATFHTSGNKDVADIHDAYKMLTPILGASMASIAFAVALLASGQNSTLTGTLAGQIVMEGFLNIRLKPWLRRLITRLIAVIPALIVTIIYGEQGTTDLLVLSQVILSMQLSFAVVPLVMFTNDKAKMGEFANKPFLKSCVWIIAVIIIILNSYLLYQTFTG
- a CDS encoding OmpA family protein translates to MSLNLIDLIKGQLGPAFTSQTAQQLGESESGISKAISGLLPAVMGGLANNSDNPSVLDAITGVGSGDSVSNLNANVQGNSWITTLLQSIFGDKLSTLINSVATYAGISSNSAGSLLNLVTGATAGSVAKYAQDQNLDRSGISNLLNDQKGLISGLLPAGLSLASLNLGNWAKGYGFEGNENPATKATDEKPHIEVTRSVADEGTFPDRNNSEGGSIWKWLLPLLLLLAAGYFVWKQCEKKETTVTMTGEDSTKINRSDTINAYTSDTANSPAEARTDESIDLNGKSLIGYKGGMEDMMIAFLKTDGYKNASDDAALKDQWYDFDHVNFKMGSSSDLEAGSEGQLQNLVVILKAYPDAKIKIGGYTDKTGDEATNVRISTARANFIKDWLGKNGIGSQVLGAEGYGSKYAEVDAAASDAERAVDRKMSVRFAK
- a CDS encoding prolyl-tRNA synthetase — translated: MKRNIHKNLFGILRSKGILAISSGLLLVSCGAQMGGYNETDGVYYDPSKDTLPEGVIVNDNGNRVGEYYDYYQADNTTIQNAQANNYEQNNLYNTWNTNQIGTDSDWGMYAGSETNYYDNSWGWGGWGAPWGIYGGYGGWGWGGGWGMGMSFGWGWGNNWGWGYSPWGWNNGWGWGSGWGMGMYNPYWGWGGYPYGGWGAGYWGGNYYQPYNRRSAASGYGFTNRNSGIVARNTAPGYGFRNSSASGFRNSNNSGFRNSNNSGFRNQGNSGFRNQGQGGFRNNTGVRPQSGYNRPQGQGGFRNNSGTRPNYNQSQPRYNNQNNNGGFRNESAPRSNGGWTSPSNGGGFRGGGSTGGGGGFRGGGGGGGGFRGGR
- a CDS encoding DoxX family protein, coding for MENQKIAQIALGGMLIAAGISHLTFARKEFQAQVPDWVPLKKDDTVVYSGIAEIALGTGLILAPKKYQKPAGIIAGTFFAAVFPGNISQYLNRKDAFVLDTDSRRLARLFMQPVLIAWALFSGKK